Proteins encoded in a region of the Polynucleobacter antarcticus genome:
- a CDS encoding sodium:solute symporter family protein has product MLLWFVIIYWVISVGIGLWAALRVKNVADFAAAGHSLPLPIVTATVFATWFGSEAVLGIPAVFLKEGLGGIVADPFGSSMCLILVGLFFARHLYNRRMLTIGDFFREKYGRTVEVLVTLCIVVSYLGWVAAQIKALGLVFSVVSDGAITQTAGMLIGAGSVLIYTLFGGMWSVAITDFVQMIIIVIGMLYIGGELTSQTGGVGVVIEHAAAAGQFSNFWPDLNLASVLGFTAALCTMMLGSIPQQDVFQRITSSKNANVAVQAALLGGAMYFVFAFVPIFLAYSATIIDPDLVKQYLHTDPQMILPKLILNHAPLIAQVMFFGALLSAIKSCASATLLAPSVTFAENIVRGFYKHLSDHDLLKVMRITVLCFTVAVTLFAINSELSIFKMVENAYKVTLVAAFVPLAFGVYWSKANTLGGLLAVLCGLTVWIGCEILAPKAILPPQLAGLLASIIGMLLGGLVPKAKLSAP; this is encoded by the coding sequence ATGTTGCTTTGGTTTGTCATCATCTATTGGGTAATATCGGTTGGCATTGGCCTATGGGCAGCGCTACGCGTTAAAAATGTGGCGGACTTTGCCGCAGCGGGACACAGCCTACCTTTGCCGATTGTGACGGCCACAGTATTTGCTACCTGGTTTGGCTCGGAAGCAGTTTTGGGTATTCCGGCAGTCTTTCTGAAAGAGGGTCTAGGCGGCATCGTTGCCGATCCCTTTGGATCTTCCATGTGCCTGATATTGGTGGGCCTCTTTTTTGCTCGTCATCTCTATAACCGCCGAATGCTCACCATTGGTGATTTCTTTAGAGAAAAATATGGGCGCACAGTTGAAGTCTTGGTGACGCTTTGCATTGTGGTGTCTTATCTAGGCTGGGTTGCGGCGCAGATTAAAGCATTAGGCTTAGTTTTTAGTGTGGTGTCTGATGGGGCAATTACTCAAACCGCAGGAATGTTGATTGGTGCAGGCAGTGTGCTGATCTATACCCTATTTGGGGGTATGTGGTCTGTAGCTATTACAGACTTTGTGCAAATGATCATCATTGTGATTGGGATGCTCTACATCGGTGGTGAACTCACATCCCAAACTGGGGGAGTGGGTGTCGTTATTGAGCATGCTGCTGCGGCTGGGCAATTTTCTAATTTTTGGCCCGATCTCAATCTTGCTTCTGTACTAGGATTTACTGCTGCTTTATGCACCATGATGTTGGGGTCGATTCCACAGCAAGATGTATTTCAGAGAATTACTTCGTCTAAAAATGCCAATGTGGCGGTGCAAGCAGCCCTATTGGGTGGCGCCATGTACTTTGTGTTTGCTTTTGTTCCGATCTTTCTAGCATATTCAGCCACGATCATTGATCCTGATTTAGTGAAGCAATATTTACATACTGATCCCCAAATGATTTTGCCTAAGTTGATCTTGAATCATGCGCCGCTGATTGCGCAAGTGATGTTTTTTGGGGCCTTACTCTCAGCCATCAAGAGTTGTGCCAGCGCTACCTTACTCGCACCTTCAGTGACCTTTGCTGAGAATATTGTGCGAGGTTTTTACAAGCACTTATCAGATCACGATTTATTAAAAGTAATGAGAATCACCGTACTGTGTTTTACGGTTGCGGTCACTCTGTTCGCTATTAATTCTGAATTATCCATTTTTAAGATGGTTGAGAATGCTTACAAAGTCACCCTAGTGGCTGCTTTTGTACCACTTGCTTTTGGGGTGTATTGGTCTAAAGCTAATACCTTAGGAGGCTTGCTAGCTGTTCTCTGCGGTCTGACCGTTTGGATTGGTTGCGAAATACTGGCTCCCAAAGCTATTCTTCCTCCTCAGTTGGCCGGCCTGCTGGCTAGCATCATTGGCATGCTTTTGGGTGGGCTAGTGCCCAAGGCTAAATTAAGCGCCCCATAG
- a CDS encoding 2-dehydropantoate 2-reductase: MKICVIGGGGAIGGYLAVMLARAGNDVTVVARGATLAAIKERGLALIMNDQPEPLVAQVKAVEKIADAGISDVVILAVKAHQVDPIIHDLAAIIGPETILIPMQNGIPWWYFQKLGGDYQDHSVETVDPGGVAKLAINPNNIIGCVVYPATFTQAPGVIRHVEGNRFPLGELDGKPTDRIQKISEMMTAAGFKSPILEDIRSEIWLKLWGNMTFNPISSLTHGTLEGICQHPLTKELARNMMAEAQTIAEKLGVTFRVDIERRIAGAEKVGKHKTSMLQDLEAGRSLEVDALLGSVIELGKITDTPTPCLNTVFALTKYLDENVQASKGSLALPSVSGY, from the coding sequence ATGAAAATTTGTGTCATTGGCGGCGGGGGTGCGATTGGCGGTTACCTTGCAGTGATGTTAGCTCGAGCAGGTAACGATGTTACGGTCGTTGCTCGCGGTGCTACCTTAGCGGCTATCAAAGAGCGCGGTCTGGCATTAATCATGAATGATCAGCCTGAGCCTTTAGTTGCACAGGTCAAGGCAGTAGAGAAGATTGCGGATGCAGGAATTTCAGACGTCGTGATTTTAGCAGTCAAGGCGCATCAGGTTGATCCTATTATTCATGATCTTGCTGCAATCATTGGCCCAGAGACTATTTTGATTCCGATGCAAAACGGCATTCCTTGGTGGTATTTTCAGAAGCTCGGCGGTGACTATCAGGATCATTCAGTCGAGACTGTAGATCCAGGCGGTGTGGCCAAGCTGGCAATTAACCCCAATAATATTATTGGTTGCGTAGTTTATCCCGCTACCTTCACACAGGCGCCTGGCGTGATTCGACATGTTGAGGGCAATCGCTTTCCTTTGGGCGAGCTAGATGGCAAGCCCACTGATCGTATTCAGAAGATCTCTGAAATGATGACGGCTGCTGGATTTAAATCACCCATTCTCGAGGATATCCGCTCTGAAATTTGGTTGAAGTTATGGGGCAATATGACTTTCAATCCCATTAGCTCTCTCACACATGGAACCTTAGAGGGTATTTGCCAGCACCCTTTAACTAAAGAGTTGGCACGCAATATGATGGCCGAAGCACAAACCATTGCTGAGAAGTTGGGCGTTACATTCCGTGTTGATATTGAGCGGCGGATTGCTGGGGCAGAAAAAGTCGGTAAACATAAAACTTCGATGCTACAAGACTTAGAGGCGGGTCGTAGCTTAGAGGTGGATGCTTTGCTAGGTTCAGTGATTGAGCTCGGTAAGATCACAGATACACCTACACCTTGCCTCAATACAGTCTTCGCCCTAACAAAGTATCTGGATGAAAATGTTCAAGCTTCCAAAGGTAGCTTGGCATTACCCTCTGTATCAGGCTACTAA
- a CDS encoding fumarylacetoacetate hydrolase family protein yields the protein MAQWLRFQHQGKTGLGQVLGDHIAVYQGDLFNNPQSTSEMLALADVTMDIPCVPSKMVAMVDNFHALVTKLEHAVPAEPLYFLKGNNSFLAANQVIRTPKSYSGKVVYEGELGIVIGKHCHEIDEVTAAKAIFGYTCINDVTAIEILNRDPGYAQWTRSKSFNTFGVFGPYITTDVDPSKLTIKTILNDQERQNYPISDMIFSPAQLVSFISQDMPLMPGDIIACGTSVGVGSMKPGSTVSIIIEGVGRLDNRFE from the coding sequence ATGGCTCAATGGCTCAGATTTCAACATCAAGGTAAGACGGGACTAGGACAAGTACTAGGCGACCATATTGCAGTCTATCAAGGAGATCTATTTAATAACCCGCAATCTACCAGCGAAATGTTAGCCCTCGCTGATGTGACTATGGACATTCCCTGCGTTCCATCCAAAATGGTGGCGATGGTAGATAACTTTCATGCCCTCGTAACGAAACTAGAACATGCAGTGCCAGCAGAGCCACTCTATTTCCTAAAGGGAAATAATTCTTTCTTAGCGGCCAATCAAGTGATTCGCACTCCGAAGTCTTACTCCGGCAAAGTGGTTTATGAAGGTGAATTGGGTATTGTGATCGGTAAGCATTGTCATGAAATTGATGAGGTGACAGCTGCTAAGGCTATCTTTGGCTACACCTGTATCAATGATGTCACGGCAATTGAAATCCTCAATAGAGATCCCGGTTATGCGCAGTGGACGCGCTCTAAGAGCTTTAATACCTTTGGTGTCTTTGGCCCTTATATCACCACGGATGTTGATCCCAGCAAACTCACCATCAAAACCATACTCAACGACCAAGAGCGTCAAAACTACCCTATCTCCGATATGATTTTTTCACCAGCTCAATTAGTCAGCTTCATTTCTCAAGATATGCCTTTGATGCCGGGCGACATTATTGCCTGCGGAACTTCTGTTGGTGTGGGATCCATGAAACCTGGCAGTACTGTCAGCATCATTATTGAGGGTGTTGGTCGTTTAGATAATCGCTTTGAATAA
- a CDS encoding glycine reductase, with the protein MTQNTEFSFASESNQPIRYMDRTRNYYLGLGYETPYVWAHYADVPFTPLRKPLNQSILGLVTTAVPFDASKGPQGPGAPYNAGAKFYEPYSQPIHQDADLRIAHVGIDRRNANMQDVNCWFPLIAAKEAVRSGRILKLADHFYGLPTNRSQRHTLDVDAPLILSKMLADQVDVAILIPNCPICHQSQSLLARFLEAAGIPTVVMGAAKDIVEYCGVPRFLFSDFPLGNAAALPNNPASQASNFELALRLLECAPAARTTVQSPLIWSSDAAWKLDYSNLAKLSSEEVARLRKEVETARETARELRLKSVGT; encoded by the coding sequence ATGACTCAAAATACTGAATTCTCATTTGCCTCTGAATCCAATCAGCCGATTCGCTATATGGATCGCACCCGAAATTACTACCTCGGCTTAGGGTATGAGACTCCTTATGTTTGGGCGCACTATGCTGACGTCCCGTTTACCCCTTTGAGGAAGCCTTTAAATCAATCTATCTTGGGTCTTGTAACCACTGCAGTGCCATTTGATGCAAGTAAGGGCCCTCAAGGGCCTGGAGCACCCTACAACGCGGGTGCAAAATTCTATGAGCCCTATAGTCAGCCAATCCATCAAGATGCCGATTTAAGAATTGCCCATGTGGGGATTGATCGACGCAATGCCAATATGCAAGATGTCAATTGTTGGTTTCCTTTAATCGCTGCCAAAGAAGCAGTTCGCAGCGGCCGTATTTTAAAGTTAGCTGACCATTTTTACGGTTTACCGACGAATCGAAGTCAGCGGCATACGTTAGATGTAGATGCACCACTGATCCTTAGTAAGATGCTTGCAGACCAGGTTGATGTGGCTATATTGATTCCAAATTGCCCTATTTGTCATCAAAGTCAAAGTTTGCTGGCTCGTTTCTTGGAGGCAGCGGGCATACCAACCGTAGTGATGGGTGCAGCAAAAGATATTGTGGAGTATTGCGGGGTACCCCGCTTTTTGTTTAGTGATTTTCCGTTAGGCAATGCTGCCGCCTTACCCAATAACCCCGCATCACAAGCTTCTAATTTTGAATTGGCACTGCGCTTATTGGAATGCGCACCTGCTGCGCGCACTACTGTGCAGTCACCCTTAATATGGTCCTCAGACGCTGCTTGGAAATTGGATTATTCCAATTTAGCAAAGCTATCTAGTGAGGAAGTGGCGCGCTTGCGCAAGGAAGTGGAAACTGCACGAGAAACGGCACGTGAGTTGAGATTAAAAAGTGTTGGGACTTAA
- a CDS encoding polyprenyl synthetase family protein, with protein MSSTVKTPELSQILAPIALDFKALDELIRLRLASKVALIDQISAYIIQAGGKRIRPALLLLVSKALANGKDTPHALELAAVVEFIHTATLLHDDVVDESTLRRGRDTANAAFGNAASVLVGDFLYSRAFQMMVKPNDLRVMEILSDATNTIAEGEVLQLLNMNDPEVDEESYLRVIRYKTAKLFEASTELGAILAEVASPQREQSAAFGRHIGTAFQLMDDLLDYTADASQMGKNAGDDLKEGKPTLPLIYLLENGSTEERLLVRAAIEQNQDLPEDVFEQIVCAVQDSGALDYTHAAAKREVDLALECIKNFPNNEATAALHTLCEYSLARQT; from the coding sequence ATGTCGAGCACTGTCAAAACTCCTGAGTTAAGCCAAATTTTGGCCCCAATTGCTTTAGATTTCAAAGCCTTAGATGAGCTTATTCGCCTGCGTTTAGCCTCAAAAGTCGCATTAATTGACCAAATATCAGCCTATATCATTCAGGCGGGCGGCAAACGAATTAGACCAGCCCTACTTTTATTGGTCAGTAAGGCACTCGCCAATGGCAAAGATACCCCTCATGCCCTAGAGCTAGCTGCTGTGGTGGAATTTATTCATACTGCTACCCTCCTCCATGATGATGTAGTCGATGAATCTACCCTCAGAAGAGGGCGTGATACAGCAAATGCAGCCTTTGGCAATGCTGCCAGTGTTTTAGTAGGCGACTTTCTCTACTCCAGAGCATTTCAGATGATGGTCAAGCCAAATGATCTGCGGGTAATGGAAATCCTTTCTGACGCAACCAACACAATTGCCGAGGGCGAAGTGTTGCAACTCCTCAATATGAATGACCCTGAAGTGGATGAAGAGAGCTATCTACGGGTGATTCGCTATAAAACTGCCAAGTTATTTGAGGCATCTACTGAGCTGGGAGCCATCTTGGCAGAGGTGGCTAGTCCACAACGGGAACAATCTGCTGCTTTTGGCAGGCATATCGGCACTGCCTTCCAATTAATGGATGATCTTCTGGATTACACAGCGGATGCTTCCCAGATGGGGAAAAACGCTGGGGACGACTTAAAAGAAGGGAAGCCTACGCTTCCACTAATTTATCTGCTCGAAAATGGCAGCACCGAAGAGCGCTTGCTGGTTCGTGCGGCTATTGAACAAAATCAAGATTTACCCGAGGATGTCTTTGAGCAAATAGTTTGTGCAGTTCAAGATTCTGGCGCACTCGATTACACCCATGCAGCAGCAAAACGAGAAGTCGATCTTGCGCTGGAATGTATCAAAAACTTTCCAAATAATGAGGCGACAGCAGCTTTACATACCCTATGTGAATACTCACTAGCTAGGCAGACTTAA
- the rplU gene encoding 50S ribosomal protein L21 has product MYAVIKTGGKQYKVAAGEKLKIEQIPAEIGSEITLDQVLAVGEGASLKLGDPLVNGAAVMATVVSQGRHDKVTIFKMRRRKHYQKHQGHRQNYTEILINTIKA; this is encoded by the coding sequence ATGTACGCGGTCATAAAAACCGGTGGCAAACAGTATAAAGTTGCTGCAGGCGAAAAATTGAAAATAGAACAGATACCAGCGGAAATCGGCAGCGAAATCACTCTTGACCAAGTCTTAGCCGTAGGCGAAGGCGCTTCACTCAAATTGGGTGATCCGTTGGTTAATGGTGCAGCTGTGATGGCCACTGTCGTCTCCCAGGGACGTCACGATAAAGTGACAATCTTTAAGATGCGCCGTCGCAAGCATTATCAAAAGCACCAAGGCCATCGTCAGAATTACACAGAAATTCTGATTAACACGATCAAAGCCTAA
- the rpmA gene encoding 50S ribosomal protein L27 — translation MAQKKGGGSTRNGRDSESKRLGVKVYGGEHINAGSIIIRQRGTRVHPGANVGIGKDHTLFALIEGKVEFGVKGALKKAQVSVLPL, via the coding sequence ATGGCACAGAAAAAAGGCGGCGGCTCGACACGAAATGGCCGCGACTCAGAATCGAAACGCTTAGGCGTTAAGGTATATGGCGGCGAGCATATTAATGCTGGCAGCATCATCATTCGTCAGCGTGGTACACGGGTTCATCCGGGTGCGAACGTCGGCATTGGTAAAGACCACACTTTATTTGCTCTCATCGAAGGCAAAGTAGAGTTTGGCGTAAAGGGTGCCTTGAAGAAGGCCCAGGTTTCAGTTTTGCCTCTGTAA
- the obgE gene encoding GTPase ObgE encodes MKFIDEARIEVIAGQGGAGSASMRREKFIEFGGPDGGDGGKGGSVWATADRNINTLIDYRYAKTHTAKNGEPGRGADCYGRAGDDIELRMPVGTIIADYETGEPIADLTTHGERLCLAQGGVGGWGNIHFKSSTNRAPRQKTNGKEGERRKLKLELKVLADVGLLGMPNAGKSTLITAVSNARPKIADYPFTTLHPNLGVVRVGSERSFVIADIPGLIEGAAEGAGLGHRFLRHLQRTGVLLHLVDIAPFDENVNPVADAKAIVNELRKYDEALVEKPRWLVLNKVDMIPEEDRAKVVSDFIKQFKWKGPVFEISALTGLGCDKLCYALQDYLDSVRRDRDDADERAADPRYQVELKDKAPD; translated from the coding sequence ATGAAATTTATAGATGAAGCGCGTATTGAAGTAATTGCCGGCCAAGGTGGTGCTGGAAGTGCATCAATGCGCCGTGAAAAGTTTATTGAATTTGGTGGTCCTGATGGCGGTGATGGCGGTAAAGGCGGCAGCGTTTGGGCTACTGCTGATCGCAACATCAATACGCTCATTGACTACCGCTACGCTAAAACACACACCGCTAAAAATGGTGAGCCTGGTCGTGGTGCTGATTGCTATGGCCGCGCAGGGGATGATATCGAATTGCGTATGCCAGTCGGCACCATCATTGCTGATTATGAAACCGGTGAGCCGATTGCTGATTTAACAACGCATGGCGAACGCCTTTGCTTGGCACAGGGCGGGGTTGGTGGCTGGGGAAATATTCACTTTAAGAGCAGTACCAATCGCGCACCCCGTCAAAAGACCAATGGCAAAGAGGGCGAGCGTCGCAAGCTCAAGTTGGAATTAAAAGTATTGGCAGACGTGGGTTTGTTGGGTATGCCGAATGCTGGAAAATCGACTTTGATTACTGCTGTGTCGAATGCCCGTCCAAAGATTGCAGACTATCCCTTCACCACTTTGCATCCGAATTTAGGGGTTGTGCGCGTTGGTAGTGAGCGTAGTTTTGTGATTGCTGATATCCCAGGTTTGATTGAAGGTGCGGCAGAGGGTGCTGGTTTAGGACATCGTTTTTTAAGACACTTGCAACGCACCGGTGTATTACTACATTTGGTGGACATTGCACCGTTTGATGAGAATGTGAATCCGGTTGCGGACGCTAAGGCCATCGTTAATGAGTTACGTAAGTACGATGAGGCCTTAGTTGAAAAGCCACGTTGGTTAGTGTTGAATAAAGTCGACATGATTCCTGAAGAGGATCGTGCAAAAGTAGTTTCTGACTTTATCAAACAGTTTAAGTGGAAGGGTCCTGTATTTGAGATCTCTGCTTTGACAGGATTAGGTTGCGATAAGCTTTGCTACGCTCTTCAAGATTACTTGGATTCAGTTCGTCGGGATCGAGATGATGCGGATGAACGTGCTGCAGATCCCCGCTATCAAGTTGAACTTAAAGATAAAGCACCAGATTAA
- a CDS encoding CNP1-like family protein, which translates to MTKNVIQRIQFPIIAIATSLAIAGCAGDPLESGLDPFAPMVFKEGNTAMPLNPPNKATIQPFYVSQQTIFKFAVDTDSILIGNDGVTRYTVILTSPNGNTQTQYEGIRCDSFQWRLYGTFDNKKWLENPLSSWQPIKDNTPNRYQAALAQGAFCNMSSQEKNIKAILKSLNPNGFTGGTKPSNSFGQIL; encoded by the coding sequence ATGACAAAAAACGTGATTCAACGCATTCAATTTCCCATAATTGCTATAGCAACTAGCTTAGCCATAGCTGGCTGTGCAGGCGATCCTCTAGAAAGCGGGCTAGATCCTTTTGCACCCATGGTGTTTAAAGAGGGCAATACAGCCATGCCTTTAAATCCCCCCAATAAAGCAACAATTCAACCCTTTTACGTATCCCAACAAACTATCTTCAAGTTTGCAGTGGATACCGACTCCATCTTGATTGGGAATGATGGAGTGACCCGCTATACCGTTATCTTGACTAGCCCAAATGGCAATACTCAAACCCAATATGAGGGGATTCGCTGTGATTCATTTCAGTGGCGCTTATATGGCACTTTTGATAATAAAAAGTGGCTTGAGAATCCCTTAAGCAGCTGGCAGCCTATTAAGGACAACACGCCGAATCGCTATCAGGCAGCATTAGCACAAGGGGCATTTTGCAACATGAGTTCTCAAGAAAAAAATATTAAGGCAATATTAAAGTCTCTCAATCCAAACGGCTTTACTGGTGGCACTAAGCCCAGTAATTCTTTTGGACAAATTCTTTAA
- a CDS encoding RNA pyrophosphohydrolase: MLDREGYRPNVGIVLLNSRNEVFWGKRVGQHSWQFPQGGIQHGESPEQAMYRELHEEVGLLSEHVQIIGRTKDWLRYDVPEEFLRRQHSAKNHRASYRGQKQIWFLLRLVGSDGDIQLDATEHPEFDDWRWIPFWIQLDSVIDFKREVYQLALSELARYLSQGIRMQQLVWGSPLDLIQSLYPNSEDPPHAAKPTDKP, from the coding sequence ATGCTTGACCGTGAAGGGTATCGCCCCAATGTCGGCATAGTCCTCCTGAATAGCCGTAACGAGGTTTTCTGGGGAAAACGCGTTGGGCAGCATTCGTGGCAGTTCCCGCAGGGTGGGATTCAACATGGTGAAAGCCCGGAGCAGGCCATGTACCGCGAATTGCACGAGGAAGTGGGCTTGCTGTCAGAACATGTCCAAATTATTGGGCGAACTAAAGACTGGCTTCGTTATGACGTTCCGGAAGAGTTTTTGCGTCGTCAACATAGCGCTAAAAATCACCGGGCGAGCTATCGTGGTCAAAAACAAATTTGGTTTTTATTGCGCCTTGTCGGTTCAGATGGCGATATTCAACTAGATGCTACCGAGCATCCAGAGTTTGATGATTGGCGCTGGATCCCCTTTTGGATTCAATTGGACTCAGTGATTGACTTTAAGCGCGAGGTATACCAACTCGCCCTATCTGAACTAGCACGCTACCTATCCCAAGGTATTCGCATGCAACAACTCGTATGGGGATCACCCCTTGACCTGATTCAATCTCTTTACCCCAACAGTGAAGATCCACCTCATGCAGCAAAACCAACAGATAAGCCATGA
- a CDS encoding proline--tRNA ligase: MKASQSFLATLKEAPSDAEVVSHKLMVRAGLIRKLSAGIYNYLPLGLKVIRKVENIIREEMNRAGAIELLMPMIQPAELWQETGRWEKMGPELLRIKDRHDRDFLIQPTSEEVITDLARNEIKSYKQLPINFYQIQTKFRDERRPRFGIMRGREFSMKDAYSFDRDVEGLKKSYQVMFDAYTRIFQRMGLKFRAVTADNGAIGGSGSQEFHVIADTGEDAIVYCPNSDYAANLEAAESLSLILERDKPSQAMTKVATPDQTHCVDVAKFLNVPLEKTVKSLLFAADQEKSAAKLFMVLLRGDHELNEVKASKIPGMAESRFASEAEIKQACNTLAGYLGPVGVQAEVTIVADRTVANMSDFVCGANEAGHHLTGVNFGRDLPEPLVMDLRNAVAGDPSPDGKGVVDICRGIEVGHVFQLGTRYSEAMACTYLDQQGKSQPMVMGCYGIGVTRLLGAAIEQGYDDRGIIWPISMAPFEVVICPMGYDKSEAVKLAADQLHHELLAAGMDVVLDDRGERPGAMFADWELIGVPFRVVVGDRGLADAQVEFKGRTDAESQNIPLVEIKEKVIAAVKAAKQLVL; encoded by the coding sequence ATGAAAGCCTCACAATCATTTCTCGCCACGCTAAAAGAAGCCCCCTCTGATGCTGAGGTGGTTTCGCACAAACTCATGGTGCGCGCCGGTTTAATTCGTAAGCTAAGTGCCGGTATTTATAACTACTTACCCCTCGGATTGAAGGTGATCCGTAAGGTTGAAAACATCATTCGCGAGGAGATGAATCGCGCTGGTGCGATCGAGTTGTTGATGCCGATGATTCAGCCTGCGGAGTTATGGCAAGAGACCGGTCGTTGGGAGAAGATGGGACCCGAGTTACTGCGCATTAAAGACCGTCATGACCGCGACTTTTTAATTCAGCCAACCTCAGAAGAGGTGATAACTGATTTAGCGCGCAATGAGATCAAAAGCTACAAACAATTACCAATTAATTTTTATCAAATTCAAACAAAGTTTCGGGATGAACGTCGCCCTCGCTTTGGCATCATGCGTGGTCGTGAGTTCAGTATGAAAGACGCTTACTCATTTGATCGTGATGTCGAGGGTCTAAAGAAATCCTATCAAGTGATGTTTGATGCCTATACCCGCATCTTTCAACGTATGGGTTTGAAGTTCCGTGCGGTCACCGCAGATAATGGCGCGATTGGGGGTTCAGGCAGCCAAGAGTTTCATGTGATTGCCGATACTGGTGAGGATGCCATCGTCTATTGCCCAAACTCTGATTACGCTGCAAACCTTGAGGCTGCAGAATCACTCTCTTTAATTTTAGAGCGGGATAAACCTTCTCAGGCAATGACAAAGGTGGCCACACCCGATCAAACACATTGCGTTGACGTAGCCAAGTTTTTAAATGTACCCCTTGAGAAGACAGTGAAATCATTACTGTTTGCAGCAGATCAAGAAAAAAGCGCTGCTAAATTATTCATGGTGTTGTTACGTGGTGATCATGAGCTCAATGAAGTCAAAGCCAGCAAGATTCCTGGGATGGCAGAGTCGCGCTTTGCAAGTGAAGCTGAGATCAAGCAGGCATGTAATACATTGGCGGGCTACTTAGGTCCAGTAGGCGTTCAGGCAGAGGTGACCATCGTTGCCGATCGCACAGTCGCCAATATGTCCGATTTTGTCTGTGGTGCTAATGAAGCTGGGCATCACTTGACCGGTGTGAACTTCGGTCGTGATCTGCCCGAGCCCTTAGTGATGGATTTACGTAATGCCGTTGCAGGTGATCCTTCCCCCGACGGAAAAGGCGTGGTAGATATTTGCCGTGGTATCGAAGTGGGTCATGTGTTTCAGTTAGGTACGCGCTATTCCGAGGCGATGGCGTGTACTTATTTGGATCAACAGGGTAAGTCGCAACCCATGGTGATGGGTTGTTACGGCATTGGTGTGACGCGTTTATTGGGCGCAGCCATTGAGCAAGGCTATGACGATCGCGGCATCATTTGGCCAATCTCTATGGCGCCGTTCGAGGTAGTCATTTGTCCTATGGGTTATGACAAATCAGAAGCAGTGAAACTCGCTGCTGATCAACTGCATCATGAGTTACTAGCCGCTGGAATGGATGTAGTTCTGGATGATCGTGGTGAAAGACCGGGCGCGATGTTTGCGGATTGGGAATTGATTGGAGTGCCCTTCCGAGTGGTGGTTGGGGATCGCGGTCTAGCAGATGCTCAAGTGGAATTCAAAGGGCGTACGGATGCGGAATCACAAAATATCCCGCTTGTAGAGATTAAAGAAAAAGTGATTGCTGCAGTGAAGGCTGCAAAGCAGTTAGTTTTATAA